A stretch of the Glycine soja cultivar W05 chromosome 13, ASM419377v2, whole genome shotgun sequence genome encodes the following:
- the LOC114381784 gene encoding uncharacterized protein LOC114381784, with amino-acid sequence MSTNEKKKKKSSLLSRLRVAVQKVKLLLNATVLSHAWHAATILRGVSLSKRQISFNDRPGLMMCTASDETDSEDLVSPAHSLQRTISCPSDDDIDKRAEMFINNFRRQLKMERQISLQLRYCRENSLELVSP; translated from the coding sequence ATGAGCACGaacgagaagaagaagaaaaagtcgTCTCTATTGAGCCGCCTCAGGGTGGCGGTGCAGAAGGTGAAGTTGCTACTAAACGCCACCGTACTCAGCCACGCGTGGCATGCTGCAACCATTCTCCGCGGCGTTTCTCTGAGCAAACGCCAGATCAGTTTCAACGACCGACCAGGGTTGATGATGTGCACTGCTTCCGATGAAACTGATTCAGAGGATTTGGTTTCTCCAGCGCATAGCCTTCAGAGGACCATAAGTTGTCCCTCCGATGATGATATCGATAAGAGAGCAGAgatgtttataaataatttcagaCGCCAGCTTAAGATGGAGAGGCAAATCTCGCTGCAGCTACGTTATTGCAGGGAGAATAGTCTTGAATTGGTGTCTCCCTGA
- the LOC114381464 gene encoding beta-1,3-galactosyltransferase 6-like — protein sequence MAVKSSKPNRERFMLSCFTFIVFLCVFASINEVRFNGALPNESLPPNSEDDDLRILISVLTLPDQYQRRHFLRLVYGTQTTIEGAKVDVKFVFCNLTKEDQKVLVALEIMRYNDIIVLNCTENMNKGKTSTFFTSLPEIFNNETTTSGIVPYPPYHYVMKADDDTYVRLNSLVRSLRPLPREDLYYGFVIPCGSMDPFKHYMSGMGFVVSWDIVEWIHGSDIPRKHVEGPEDKVFGDWMRWARRGNNRFNAKWSMYNYPDPPSVCSHDLWNDTIAVHLLKNQEKWIRTLTYFNHTHALKPSKLYHIP from the coding sequence ATGGCGGTGAAGTCCTCAAAGCCCAACCGGGAGCGTTTCATGCTCTCTTGTTTCACATTCATCGTCTTCCTCTGCGTGTTCGCTTCAATAAACGAGGTTCGATTCAACGGCGCCCTCCCAAACGAATCTCTTCCCCCAAACTCAGAAGACGACGACCTCCGAATCCTCATCTCCGTCCTCACCCTCCCCGACCAATACCAACGGCGGCACTTCCTGCGCCTCGTGTACGGCACGCAAACCACCATCGAGGGCGCGAAGGTGGACGTGAAGTTCGTGTTCTGCAACCTCACTAAAGAGGACCAGAAAGTCCTGGTGGCGCTGGAGATCATGCGCTACAACGACATCATCGTCCTCAACTGCACCGAGAACATGAACAAGGGCAAGACATCAACGTTCTTCACGAGCCTGCCCGAGATCTTCAACAACGAAACAACAACAAGCGGTATCGTCCCTTACCCTCCTTACCACTACGTGATGAAAGCAGACGATGACACTTACGTGAGGCTGAACAGTTTGGTGAGGTCGTTGAGGCCGTTGCCGAGGGAGGATTTATACTATGGGTTCGTGATACCGTGTGGAAGCATGGACCCTTTTAAGCACTACATGTCTGGGATGGGGTTTGTGGTGTCCTGGGACATAGTGGAGTGGATTCATGGTTCTGATATTCCTAGGAAACACGTGGAGGGCCCTGAGGATAAGGTGTTCGGAGATTGGATGCGATGGGCTCGCCGTGGAAACAACAGGTTCAATGCTAAGTGGTCTATGTACAATTATCCTGATCCACCTTCCGTGTGTAGTCACGACCTTTGGAATGATACTATTGCTGTTCATTTGTTGAAGAATCAGGAGAAGTGGATTCGGACTCTCACCTACTTTAACCACACCCATGCTTTGAAGCCATCCAAGCTGTACCATATACCTTAG
- the LOC114381698 gene encoding arogenate dehydrogenase 1, chloroplastic-like: protein MHTISIGSEELEIQNWGSCEHELNRSLRILRAIDRESEVPAWIQAISSFESFCTGNSREALKRAYGLYPNRHVQNQKLKIGITGFGKFGQFLARTLVRQGHTVLAHSRSDYTHVALELGVTFFEKPHDLCDERPDCTHPMFGPQSAKDGWSGFLFVFDKVRIGTDEARTSRCDWCLNIFSSEGCQLVETPCAEHDRQAAGSQFITPTVGRILEKLDFLEPTKIDTIGFESLLNLMDNTVRDSFDLYFGLFLFNKNSRQQLERFHLAFESLQNQLFDHVLDNLKQVLKLEEESHD, encoded by the exons ATGCACACAATCAGTATAGGTTCAGAGGAACTTGAGATACAAAACTGGGGGAGTTGTGAACATGAGCTGAACAG ATCCCTCCGTATACTACGTGCCATCGACCGTGAATCCGAAGTGCCGGCTTGGATACAAGCCATAAGCTCTTTTGAGAGCTTCTGTACTGGAAATAGTAGAGAAGCTCTCAAAAGAGCTTATGGCTTGTATCCAAACAGGCACGTCCAGAACCAGAAGCTAAAGATTGGCATCACAGGCTTCGGCAAATTTGGGCAGTTCCTGGCTCGAACCTTGGTTCGACAGGGCCACACCGTCTTGGCCCATTCCCGCTCCGACTACACCCACGTCGCACTCGAACTCGGCGTAACGTTCTTCGAAAAACCCCACGACCTCTGCGACGAACGCCCCGACTGTACCCATCCCATGTTTGGGCCACAAAGTGCAAAAGATGGGTGGAgtggttttctttttgtttttgataaGGTTAGaataggaacagatgaagcaaGAACATCACGATGTGATTGGTGTCTCAACATTTTTTCTAGTGAAGGGTGTCAGCTTGTTGAAACGCCATGTGCTGAACATGATCGACAAGCAGCTGGATCGCAATTTATCACTCCCACTGTAGGAAGAATTTTAGAAAAGCTGGATTTTTTGGAGCCAACGAAAATTGACACAATAGGCTTTGAGTCTTTGTTGAATTTAATGGATAACACTGTTAGAGACAGTTTTGATCTCTACTTTGGTTTGTTCTTGTTTAATAAAAACTCCAGGCAACAACTAGAAAGATTCCATCTAGCTTTTGAGTCATTGCAGAATCAGCTTTTTGATCATGTGCTTGATAACTTAAAGCAAGTATTAAAACTTGAAGAAGAATCCCATGATTAG
- the LOC114382600 gene encoding mitochondrial outer membrane protein porin 6-like produces the protein MANGPAPFSEIGKRAKDLLYKDYNFDHKFSLSIPNSTGLGLIATGLKKDQIFVGDISTLYKSGNTTVDVKVDTYSNISTKVTVNDILHGTKAALSFNIPDHKSGKLDVQYLHPHAAVDSSIGLNPSPLLELSAAIGSKDVCLGAEVGFNTTSASFTKYNAGVAFNKPDFSAALLLADKGQTLKASYINYVDRPDGFTVAAEISHSFSTFENRFTIGSSQSIDSKTVVKTRFSDDGKAAFQCQRAWRPNSLITLSAEYDSTKIFGSSTKFGLALALKP, from the exons ATGGCCAATGGTCCAGCACCGTTTTCTGAGATTGGAAAAAGGGCAAAAG ATCTTTTGTACAAGGATTACAACTTTGATCACAAGTTTAGCCTGTCAATTCCAAACTCCACTGGATTG GGGCTTATAGCAACCGGATTGAAGAAGGATCAAATTTTTGTTGGTGACATAAGTACACTCTACAAGAGTGGAAATACTACAGTGGATGTGAAAGTTGATACATATTCTAAT ATATCTACAAAAGTGACTGTGAATGATATCTTGCATGGTACAAAAGCCGCTTTGAGCTTCAACATACCTGATCACAAGTCAGGAAAG CTGGATGTGCAATACCTTCATCCTCATGCAGCCGTTGATTCTAGTATTGGTTTGAATCCATCCCCTCTGTTGGAGCTTTCAGCTGCAATTGGCAGCAAAGATGTTTGTCTGGGTGCTGAAGTTGGATTTAATACAACTTCTGcttcattcacaaaatataatgcTGGAGTTGCCTTCAATAAACCAGATTTCTCTGCGGCACTTTTGCT GGCTGATAAAGGACAGACCCTGAAGGCATCATACATAAATTATGTTGATCGCCCCGATGGATTTACGGTTGCTGCTGAAATCTCCCACAGTTTTTCCACCTTTGAGAACAGATTTACTATTGGGAGCTCACAGTCAATAGATTCAAAGACAGTTGTAAAGACACGGTTCAGTGACGATGGCAAAGCTGCCTTCCAATGCCAACGAGCATGGAGGCCAAATTCACTTATAACCCTGTCTGCTGAATATGACTCCACAAAGATCTTTGGTTCATCCACCAAGTTCGGTCTTGCTCTTGCTCTCAAGCCTTAA
- the LOC114382509 gene encoding protein YIPF6 homolog — MSHSDTIPLHPSSQSDIDEIENLINASVHQSVPSARPPSPPRASIPVSVSVSTAPSPFISSNLPPPPPLPKSSVSAVPPSPPPPRPGIATSGFGPAPNTLTEPVWDTVKRDLSRIVSNLKLVVFPNPYREDPGKALRDWDLWGPFFFIVFLGLTLSWSASVKKSEVFAVAFALLAAGAVILTLNVLLLGGHIIFFQSLSLLGYCLFPLDVGALICMLKDNVIVKVVVVCVTLAWSSWAAYPFMSSAVSPRRKALALYPVFLMYVSVGFLIIAID, encoded by the exons ATGTCGCACAGCGATACCATACCCCTTCACCCATCTTCCCAATCCGACATCGACGAGATCGAGAACCTCATCAATGCCAGCGTTCACCAATCAGTCCCTTCGGCGAGACCCCCCAGTCCCCCACGCGCCTCCATCCCCGTCTCCGTCTCCGTCTCCACTGCCCCTTCCCCCTTCATCTCTTCCAACCTCCCTCCGCCCCCTCCCCTCCCCAAATCCTCCGTCTCCGCCGTCCCTCCGTCCCCACCTCCGCCTCGCCCCGGCATCGCCACCTCCGGCTTCGGTCCCGCCCCCAACACGCTCACTGAGCCCGTCTGGGACACCGTGAAGCGCGATCTCTCGAGAATCGTGAGCAATCTGAAGCTCGTTGTGTTCCCCAACCCTTACCGTGAGGACCCCGGTAAGGCCCTCCGGGATTGGGATCTGTGGGGCCCATTCTTCTTCATTGTCTTCCTCGGCCTCACCCTCTCTTGGTCTGCCTCTGTCAAAAAG TCTGAGGTTTTTGCTGTTGCATTTGCTTTACTTGCTGCTGGCGCTGTAATTTTGACATTGAATGTACTTCTTCTG GGTGGACACATTATTTTCTTTCAGAGTCTGAGTCTGTTGGGTTATTGCTTGTTCCCTCTGGACGTTGGTGCATTAATTTGTATGTTGAAGGACAATGTCATTGTGAAAGTGGTTGTGGTGTGTGTGACATTGGCTTGGAGCTCTTGGGCTGCATATCCTTTCATGAGTTCTGCAGTCAGCCCCAGGAGAAAAGCTCTTGCACTATACCCAGTTTTTCTCATGTATGTATCTGTTGGTTTTCTCATCATTGCCATTGACTAA